In the Sarcophilus harrisii chromosome 1, mSarHar1.11, whole genome shotgun sequence genome, one interval contains:
- the SLC5A2 gene encoding sodium/glucose cotransporter 2 isoform X1, whose amino-acid sequence MEESTADSRNFIDNPADIIVIAGYFVLVIGVGLWSMCRTNRGTIGGYFLAGRNMIWWPVGASLFASNIGSGHFVGLAGTGAASGLAVAGFEWNALFVVLLLGWLFAPVYLTAGVITMPQYLRKRFGGHRIRLYLSVLSLFLYIFTKISVDMFSGAVFIQQALGWNIYASVIALLGITMIYTVTGGLAALMYTDTVQTFVILGGAFILMGYAFNEVGGYTGLFAKYLEAKTTQTFSEDPMVGNISPSCYQPRADSFHLLRDPVAGDLPWPALLIGLTIVSGWYWCSDQVIVQRCLAGKNLTHIKAGCILCGYLKLLPMFLMVMPGMISRILFPDKVACVAPEVCKQICGTEVGCSNIAYPLLVVKLMPNGLRGLMLAVMLAALMSSLASIFNSSSTLFTMDIYTRLRPRAGDKELLLVGRLWVLFIVAVSIAWLPVVQAAQGGQLFDYIQAISSYLAPPVSAVFVLALFVPRVNEPGAFWGLIGGLLIGLARLIPEFSFGTSSCVRPSSCPGLFCGVHYLYFAIVLFVCSCILILTISFCTTPIPQKHLHRLVFSLRHSKEEREDLDTDEQEAEAPESPVPNGQLEHAVEIDEPPRETPGLLRHCLLWFCGMSGSSPSSSSPPTAEETRAQQLEDISEDPRWSRIVNLNALLMMAVAVFLWGFYA is encoded by the exons ATGGAGGAGAGCACGGCAGACTCCAGGAACTTCATTGACAACCCAGCAGACATCATTGTCATCGCTGGCTACTTCGTTTTGGTCATCGGGGTCGGTCTGTGG TCCATGTGTCGGACAAACCGGGGGACCATTGGAGGATACTTCTTGGCTGGGAGAAACATGATATGGTGGCCG GTTGGGGCCTCTCTCTTTGCCAGCAACATTGGGAGTGGACATTTTGTGGGCCTGGCCGGGACAGGTGCAGCAAGTGGACTAGctgtggcaggatttgaatggaAT GCCCTCTTCGTGGTGTTGCTCCTGGGCTGGCTGTTTGCACCAGTGTACCTGACAGCAGGAGTCATCACTATGCCCCAGTACCTGAGAAAGCGATTTGGGGGTCATCGAATCCGTCTCTACCTTTCAGTGCTCTCGCTCTTCCTCTACATCTTCACCAAAATCTCT GTAGACATGTTCTCTGGGGCTGTGTTCATTCAGCAGGCTCTGGGCTGGAACATCTATGCCTCTGTTATTGCCCTCCTGGGCATCACCATGATCTACACAGTGACAG GTGGCCTGGCTGCACTGATGTACACAGATACTGTCCAGACTTTCGTCATTCTTGGGGGAGCATTCATTCTCATGGGCTACG CCTTCAATGAGGTGGGCGGATATACAGGCCTCTTTGCCAAGTACTTGGAAGCCAAGACCACACAAACCTTTTCTGAGGACCCCATGGTGGGCAACATCTCTCCCTCCTGCTACCAGCCCCGTGCTGACTCGTTTCACCTCCTCCGGGACCCAGTGGCCGGGGATCTGCCTTGGCCAGCCCTGCTGATAGGGCTCACCATTGTCTCTGGCTGGTATTGGTGCAGTGACCAG GTTATTGTACAGAGATGCCTAGCTGGAAAGAACTTGACCCACATTAAGGCTGGCTGTATCCTGTGTGGCTACCTGAAGCTGCTGCCCATGTTCCTGATGGTCATGCCAGGAATGATTAGCCGAATTCTCTTCCCAG ATAAGGTGGCATGTGTGGCTCCAGAAGTGTGTAAGCAGATCTGCGGTACAGAGGTTGGCTGTTCCAACATTGCCTACCCCCTCCTGGTGGTGAAACTCATGCCCAACG GTCTTCGGGGACTAATGCTGGCTGTCATGCTGGCTGCACTCATGAGCTCCCTGGCCTCCATCTTCAACAGCAGTAGCACCCTCTTCACTATGGATATTTATACAAGGTTACGGCCCCGAGCTGGAGACAAAGAGTTACTGCTGGTGGGCCG GCTCTGGGTGCTATTTATTGTCGCAGTCTCAATTGCTTGGCTCCCTGTGGTCCAGGCTGCACAAGGTGGTCAGCTCTTTGACTACATCCAAGCCATCTCCAGCTACCTGGCCCCACCAGTTTCAGCTGTTTTTGTTCTTGCTCTCTTTGTGCCCAGGGTCAATGAACCT GGTGCCTTTTGGGGGTTAATTGGGGGCCTCCTAATAGGGTTGGCTCGCCTCATCCCAGAGTTCTCCTTTGGCACTAGCAGCTGTGTCCGACCCTCCTCCTGCCCTGGTCTCTTCTGTGGTGTCCACTATCTCTACTTTGCCATTGTGCTTTTTGTCTGTTCCTGTATTTTAATTCTCACCATCTCCTTCTGCACAACACCGATCCCCCAAAAGCAT CTTCACCGCCTTGTGTTCAGTCTCCGTCACAGTAAAGAAGAACGGGAGGACCTAGACACAGATGAGCAGGAGGCAGAAGCCCCTGAATCTCCTGTGCCGAACGGCCAATTGGAACATGCAGTAGAGATAGATG aACCACCACGAGAAACCCCAGGCTTACTCCGCCACTGCCTGCTCTGGTTCTGTGGGATGAGCGGAAGTAGTCCAAGTAGCTCCTCACCTCCCACAGCTGAAGAAACAAGAGCCCAGCAACTGGAAGACATTAGTGAGGATCCCCGATGGTCTCGGATTGTCAACCTCAATGCATTGCTCATGATGGCAGTGGCAGTTTTCCTATGGGGTTTTTATGCCTGA
- the SLC5A2 gene encoding sodium/glucose cotransporter 2 isoform X2, which yields MEESTADSRNFIDNPADIIVIAGYFVLVIGVGLWSMCRTNRGTIGGYFLAGRNMIWWPVGASLFASNIGSGHFVGLAGTGAASGLAVAGFEWNALFVVLLLGWLFAPVYLTAGVITMPQYLRKRFGGHRIRLYLSVLSLFLYIFTKISVDMFSGAVFIQQALGWNIYASVIALLGITMIYTVTGGLAALMYTDTVQTFVILGGAFILMGYAFNEVGGYTGLFAKYLEAKTTQTFSEDPMVGNISPSCYQPRADSFHLLRDPVAGDLPWPALLIGLTIVSGWYWCSDQVIVQRCLAGKNLTHIKAGCILCGYLKLLPMFLMVMPGMISRILFPDKVACVAPEVCKQICGTEVGCSNIAYPLLVVKLMPNGLRGLMLAVMLAALMSSLASIFNSSSTLFTMDIYTRLRPRAGDKELLLVGRLWVLFIVAVSIAWLPVVQAAQGGQLFDYIQAISSYLAPPVSAVFVLALFVPRVNEPLHRLVFSLRHSKEEREDLDTDEQEAEAPESPVPNGQLEHAVEIDEPPRETPGLLRHCLLWFCGMSGSSPSSSSPPTAEETRAQQLEDISEDPRWSRIVNLNALLMMAVAVFLWGFYA from the exons ATGGAGGAGAGCACGGCAGACTCCAGGAACTTCATTGACAACCCAGCAGACATCATTGTCATCGCTGGCTACTTCGTTTTGGTCATCGGGGTCGGTCTGTGG TCCATGTGTCGGACAAACCGGGGGACCATTGGAGGATACTTCTTGGCTGGGAGAAACATGATATGGTGGCCG GTTGGGGCCTCTCTCTTTGCCAGCAACATTGGGAGTGGACATTTTGTGGGCCTGGCCGGGACAGGTGCAGCAAGTGGACTAGctgtggcaggatttgaatggaAT GCCCTCTTCGTGGTGTTGCTCCTGGGCTGGCTGTTTGCACCAGTGTACCTGACAGCAGGAGTCATCACTATGCCCCAGTACCTGAGAAAGCGATTTGGGGGTCATCGAATCCGTCTCTACCTTTCAGTGCTCTCGCTCTTCCTCTACATCTTCACCAAAATCTCT GTAGACATGTTCTCTGGGGCTGTGTTCATTCAGCAGGCTCTGGGCTGGAACATCTATGCCTCTGTTATTGCCCTCCTGGGCATCACCATGATCTACACAGTGACAG GTGGCCTGGCTGCACTGATGTACACAGATACTGTCCAGACTTTCGTCATTCTTGGGGGAGCATTCATTCTCATGGGCTACG CCTTCAATGAGGTGGGCGGATATACAGGCCTCTTTGCCAAGTACTTGGAAGCCAAGACCACACAAACCTTTTCTGAGGACCCCATGGTGGGCAACATCTCTCCCTCCTGCTACCAGCCCCGTGCTGACTCGTTTCACCTCCTCCGGGACCCAGTGGCCGGGGATCTGCCTTGGCCAGCCCTGCTGATAGGGCTCACCATTGTCTCTGGCTGGTATTGGTGCAGTGACCAG GTTATTGTACAGAGATGCCTAGCTGGAAAGAACTTGACCCACATTAAGGCTGGCTGTATCCTGTGTGGCTACCTGAAGCTGCTGCCCATGTTCCTGATGGTCATGCCAGGAATGATTAGCCGAATTCTCTTCCCAG ATAAGGTGGCATGTGTGGCTCCAGAAGTGTGTAAGCAGATCTGCGGTACAGAGGTTGGCTGTTCCAACATTGCCTACCCCCTCCTGGTGGTGAAACTCATGCCCAACG GTCTTCGGGGACTAATGCTGGCTGTCATGCTGGCTGCACTCATGAGCTCCCTGGCCTCCATCTTCAACAGCAGTAGCACCCTCTTCACTATGGATATTTATACAAGGTTACGGCCCCGAGCTGGAGACAAAGAGTTACTGCTGGTGGGCCG GCTCTGGGTGCTATTTATTGTCGCAGTCTCAATTGCTTGGCTCCCTGTGGTCCAGGCTGCACAAGGTGGTCAGCTCTTTGACTACATCCAAGCCATCTCCAGCTACCTGGCCCCACCAGTTTCAGCTGTTTTTGTTCTTGCTCTCTTTGTGCCCAGGGTCAATGAACCT CTTCACCGCCTTGTGTTCAGTCTCCGTCACAGTAAAGAAGAACGGGAGGACCTAGACACAGATGAGCAGGAGGCAGAAGCCCCTGAATCTCCTGTGCCGAACGGCCAATTGGAACATGCAGTAGAGATAGATG aACCACCACGAGAAACCCCAGGCTTACTCCGCCACTGCCTGCTCTGGTTCTGTGGGATGAGCGGAAGTAGTCCAAGTAGCTCCTCACCTCCCACAGCTGAAGAAACAAGAGCCCAGCAACTGGAAGACATTAGTGAGGATCCCCGATGGTCTCGGATTGTCAACCTCAATGCATTGCTCATGATGGCAGTGGCAGTTTTCCTATGGGGTTTTTATGCCTGA
- the C1H16orf58 gene encoding RUS1 family protein C16orf58 homolog isoform X2 — translation MCGVKGHPFPPAAAPVTEAPADGDVRQQRARGPAVLGAFRAVFLPHGFPDSVSPDYLPYQLWDTVQAFASSLTGSLATQAVLQGVGVGDAAASVSAATITWLLKDGTGMLGRIGFAWLMGSKLDCDAKKWRLFADVLNDAAMFLEIVAPAFPSCFTLIVCVSSLAKCIVGVAGGATRAALTMHQARRDNMADVSAKDGSQETLVNLAGLLVSLLLLPLVSERPRLSLAAFFLFTALHLYANYRAVRAVIMETFNETRLYLVLKHFIQWGEVLTPPSANRMEPLWTGCLPALSLSLGVALHSLVSSAFELQQVSEGHQQPYLLRWNQCRGKIQVTLGQEASAGVILRAATHGLLLAALLEDVPLTEELETLRGQIRAAPEGDSWTIVKETYQILDKLYPKFLKELQAVGWETEHHLLEVDEWRAAWPLREKKIL, via the exons ATGTGCGGGGTTAAAGGTCACCCGTTCCCCCCCGCGGCTGCTCCTGTGACCGAGGCGCCTGCGGACGGAGATGTCAGGCAGCAGAGGGCCCGCGGCCCTGCGGTGCTGGGAGCGTTTCGG gctGTGTTCCTGCCCCACGGCTTCCCCGACAGTGTCAGCCCGGACTACCTGCCCTACCAGCTGTGGGACACAGTACAG GCTTTTGCCTCCAGCCTCACAGGCTCCTTGGCGACCCAAGCCGTCCTTcagggggttggggtgggggatGCAGCTGCTTCTGTCTCAGCTGCCACCATCACTTGGCTCTTAAAAG ATGGAACTGGCATGCTGGGGCGAATTGGTTTTGCCTGGTTGATGGG GAGCAAACTGGATTGTGATGCCAAGAAATGGAG GCTCTTCGCTGATGTTCTCAATGATGCAGCCATGTTCCTAGAGATTGTGGCCCCAGCATTCCCATCCTGCTTTACTCTCATTGTTTGTGTCAGCAGCTTGGCCAAG TGCATTGTGGGAGTAGCAGGGGGAGCCACACGGGCAGCACTGACCATGCACCAGGCCAGGAGAGACAACATGGCTGATGTTTCTGCCAAAGATGGAAGCCAA GAAACTCTAGTGAATTTGGCAGGGCTGCTGGTCAgtcttttacttcttcctcttgtATCTGAACGGCCAAG ACTCAGTCTTGCTGCCTTCTTCCTTTTCACCGCCCTTCATCTCTATGCCAACTACCGAGCAGTTCGAGCTGTCATCATGGAAACATTCAATGAAACTCGACTTTACCTTGTCCTAAAGCACTTCATTCAATGGGGAGAGGTCTTAACACCTCCTTCAGCCAATCGTATGGAACCACTGTGGACAG GTTGCCTCCCTGCCCTGTCACTGTCCCTGGGTGTAGCCTTGCACAGCCTAGTCTCGAG TGCCTTTGAACTACAGCAGGTGAGTGAGGGACATCAACAACCCTACCTCCTGCGCTGGAACCAGTGCCGAG GCAAGATACAGGTGACTCTGGGCCAGGAAGCAAGTGCTGGGGTCATTCTGAGGGCAGCAACACATGGACTTTTGCTGGCAGCATTGTTGGAGGATGTACCCCTTACAGAGGAGCTGGAGACCCTGAGGGGCCAAATCAGAGCAG CCCCTGAAGGAGACAGTTGGACCATTGTCAAGGAAACTTACCAGATCCTTGATAAATTGTACCCCAAGTTCTTAAAAG AGTTACAAGCTGTGGGCTGGGAGACAGAGCACCATCTGTTGGAGGTGGATGAGTGGCGAGCTGCATGGCCCCTTCGGGAGAAGAAGATTTTGTGA
- the C1H16orf58 gene encoding RUS1 family protein C16orf58 homolog isoform X1, translating into MSGSRGPAALRCWERFGSGSPRGCTVAPDGSLCWEAGGGPGRGLRTALTAVFLPHGFPDSVSPDYLPYQLWDTVQAFASSLTGSLATQAVLQGVGVGDAAASVSAATITWLLKDGTGMLGRIGFAWLMGSKLDCDAKKWRLFADVLNDAAMFLEIVAPAFPSCFTLIVCVSSLAKCIVGVAGGATRAALTMHQARRDNMADVSAKDGSQETLVNLAGLLVSLLLLPLVSERPRLSLAAFFLFTALHLYANYRAVRAVIMETFNETRLYLVLKHFIQWGEVLTPPSANRMEPLWTGCLPALSLSLGVALHSLVSSAFELQQVSEGHQQPYLLRWNQCRGKIQVTLGQEASAGVILRAATHGLLLAALLEDVPLTEELETLRGQIRAAPEGDSWTIVKETYQILDKLYPKFLKELQAVGWETEHHLLEVDEWRAAWPLREKKIL; encoded by the exons ATGTCAGGCAGCAGAGGGCCCGCGGCCCTGCGGTGCTGGGAGCGTTTCGGGTCCGGGAGCCCCCGCGGCTGCACCGTAGCCCCTGACGGGAGCTTGTGCTGGGAGGCTGGGGGCGGGCCCGGGCGAGGCCTGCGAACTGCTCTCACG gctGTGTTCCTGCCCCACGGCTTCCCCGACAGTGTCAGCCCGGACTACCTGCCCTACCAGCTGTGGGACACAGTACAG GCTTTTGCCTCCAGCCTCACAGGCTCCTTGGCGACCCAAGCCGTCCTTcagggggttggggtgggggatGCAGCTGCTTCTGTCTCAGCTGCCACCATCACTTGGCTCTTAAAAG ATGGAACTGGCATGCTGGGGCGAATTGGTTTTGCCTGGTTGATGGG GAGCAAACTGGATTGTGATGCCAAGAAATGGAG GCTCTTCGCTGATGTTCTCAATGATGCAGCCATGTTCCTAGAGATTGTGGCCCCAGCATTCCCATCCTGCTTTACTCTCATTGTTTGTGTCAGCAGCTTGGCCAAG TGCATTGTGGGAGTAGCAGGGGGAGCCACACGGGCAGCACTGACCATGCACCAGGCCAGGAGAGACAACATGGCTGATGTTTCTGCCAAAGATGGAAGCCAA GAAACTCTAGTGAATTTGGCAGGGCTGCTGGTCAgtcttttacttcttcctcttgtATCTGAACGGCCAAG ACTCAGTCTTGCTGCCTTCTTCCTTTTCACCGCCCTTCATCTCTATGCCAACTACCGAGCAGTTCGAGCTGTCATCATGGAAACATTCAATGAAACTCGACTTTACCTTGTCCTAAAGCACTTCATTCAATGGGGAGAGGTCTTAACACCTCCTTCAGCCAATCGTATGGAACCACTGTGGACAG GTTGCCTCCCTGCCCTGTCACTGTCCCTGGGTGTAGCCTTGCACAGCCTAGTCTCGAG TGCCTTTGAACTACAGCAGGTGAGTGAGGGACATCAACAACCCTACCTCCTGCGCTGGAACCAGTGCCGAG GCAAGATACAGGTGACTCTGGGCCAGGAAGCAAGTGCTGGGGTCATTCTGAGGGCAGCAACACATGGACTTTTGCTGGCAGCATTGTTGGAGGATGTACCCCTTACAGAGGAGCTGGAGACCCTGAGGGGCCAAATCAGAGCAG CCCCTGAAGGAGACAGTTGGACCATTGTCAAGGAAACTTACCAGATCCTTGATAAATTGTACCCCAAGTTCTTAAAAG AGTTACAAGCTGTGGGCTGGGAGACAGAGCACCATCTGTTGGAGGTGGATGAGTGGCGAGCTGCATGGCCCCTTCGGGAGAAGAAGATTTTGTGA
- the AHSP gene encoding alpha-hemoglobin-stabilizing protein: protein MALLQSNQDVISSAMQEFSKLLDQQEFTKPAFSETDMVTIVDDWIKFYLSYYSKKMTGNEQEQERAMQKLQEELRTSASPFLDKYRAFLKTL, encoded by the exons ATGGCTCTTCTTCAGTCAAATCAGGATGTAATTTCTTCAGCAATGCAAGAGTTTAGCAAATTGCTGGATCAGCAG GAATTCACAAAACCAGCTTTCTCTGAGACAGACATGGTCACCATCGTGGATGACTGGATAAAGTTCTACCTTTCATACTACTCtaaaaagatgacaggaaatgaacAAGAGCAGGAGAGAGCCATGCAAAAATTGCAAGAGGAGCTTCGGACTTCTGCCAGCCCTTTTCTGGACAAGTACAGAGCCTTCCTAAAAACCCTTTGA